The following are encoded in a window of Arctopsyche grandis isolate Sample6627 chromosome 2, ASM5162203v2, whole genome shotgun sequence genomic DNA:
- the LOC143922412 gene encoding serine/threonine-protein kinase OSR1-like: MEFRISRRLPRKTGNEVYSGGPSGTFRQNSDAEKSQRPGTLSSCARAARESIGGIGNLLSRKIGTPGGPPPIVPWPNTQIHYEVKHIIGVGATATVHYAYCKSREEKCAIKKINLEKFTTATEELLKEIQAMSNCNHENIVTYYTSFVVDEELWLVLKLLEGGSLLDLIKHKMHNEDCKRGVFDESIIATVLKEVVKGLDYFHTNGQIHRDIKAGNILLGDEGTVQIADFGVSAWLATGRDLSRPNARHTFVGTPCWMAPEVMEQDKGYDFKADIWSFGITAIEMATGMAPYHKYPAMKVLMLTLQNDPPTIDSNAEQKDQYKVYGKTFRKMIADCLQRDPKKRPSASDLLQNPFFKKAKDRRFVAQYFSSVIPNPETHKTSRRLTPTSNHSTQIDDWIWSDEDDNKIEAISNIKLNDSASCSNWDQLPVANGNNDINKNELPSLGLVLRIRNKNLQLDDIRFEFIPGKDKPSGIASELESAGLIDPLDVSVITENLNNLIIKSTTTSFNSIIFQLNSPSPNDTFNDKVLLGYAQISIADQLLDPN; the protein is encoded by the exons ATGG aATTTAGAATAAGTAGAA GATtacc AAGAAAAACGGGTAATGAAGTATACTCAGGAGGACCCTCCGGAACCTTTCGCCAG aaTAGTGATGCGGAAAAATCCCAAAGACCAGGAACCTTGTCGTCGTGCGCTCGAGCTGCAAGAGAATCGATTGGTGGAATCGGGAATTTGCTATCCAGAAAGATAGGAACTCCAGGAGGACCTCCGCCAATTGTTCCGTGGCCCAACACGCAAATACACTATGAGGTCAAGCATATCATAG GTGTTGGGGCGACGGCAACAGTCCATTATGCTTATTGTAAGTCGCGCGAGGAAAAGTGCGCCATAAAAAAGATAAATCTCGAGAAATTTACCACCGCCACGGAGGAGCTGCTGAAGGAGATCCAA GCGATGTCTAATTGCAATCACGAGAACATAGTTACTTACTATACAAGTTTCGTCGTCGACGAGGAGCTGTGGCTTGTTTTGAAACTGTTGGAAG GTGGCAGTCTCTTGGATTTGATAAAGCACAAGATGCACAATGAGGATTGCAAACGCGGCGTATTTGACGAATCCATCATTGCAACCGTGCTGAAGGAAGTTGTGAAGGGACTCGACTACTTCCATACTAATGGACAGATACAcag GGACATTAAAGCTGGGAACATATTGTTAGGGGATGAGGGCACCGTGCAAATAGCCGACTTTGGAGTATCGGCATGGTTGGCCACGGGCCGGGATCTGTCTCGGCCTAACGCACGGCACACGTTTGTTGGTACGCCATGCTGGATGGCTCCCGAAGTCATGGAACAG GATAAGGGCTACGATTTTAAGGCCGACATATGGTCTTTCGGAATAACGGCCATAGAAATGGCAACCGGTATGGCGCCATACCACAAATATCCTGCGATGAAAGTGTTGATGCTGACGCTTCAAAACGATCCACCAACTATTGATTCAA ACGCCGAGCAAAAAGATCAGTACAAAGTTTACGGAAAAACTTTCCGCAAGATGATAGCGGACTGTCTGCAGAGGGATCCGAAGAAGCGGCCGTCGGCGTCAGACCTGTTGCAGAATCCGTTCTTCAAGAAGGCAAAAGATAGACGCTTCGTAGCTCAATACTTCTCGTCCGTTATTCCCAATCCGGAAACTCACAAG ACGAGCAGACGACTCACGCCGACATCAAACCACTCTACCCAAATTGACGATTGGATATGGTCCGATGAAGatgataataaaattgaagCCATTTCGAATATAAAGTTGAACGACTCTGCTTCATGTTCCAACTGGGATCAA CTCCCGGTTGCAAATGGTAATAATGATATTAATAAGAATGAATTGCCGTCGCTCGGTTTAGTTCTTAGAATAAG GAACAAAAATCTCCAGTTGGACGACATCCGCTTTGAATTCATACCCGGTAAAGACAAACCTAGCGGAATAGCATCCGAATTAGAATCCGCAGGACTAATAGATCCTCTAGACGTAAGTGTAATAACTGAAAATCtcaacaatttaattataaaatcaacCACAACGTCATTCAACTCCATAATATTTCAATTG AATTCGCCGTCTCCCAACGACACGTTCAATGATAAAGTGCTGTTGGGATATGCGCAGATTTCGATCGCCGATCAACTCTTAGATcctaattaa